In Brachybacterium fresconis, the genomic stretch TCGAGTGGAGGTAGGTGTAGCCGACCTTCTGCTTGTGGGCGCGCTTGCCGGCGAGGGCCTGTTCGCTGCCGCGGCCGTGGGCCCACCAGCCGCCGCCGTCGGGGATCTTCCCGACCTTCTTCACGTCCATGTGGACCATGTGGCCGGGATAGCGGGCAAGGATCTTCCCAGGTGAACGAAGGTTCTCGCCGTCCGGGGTGATGTCGCGGATCCGGTTCAGTCCGAGCCGGTCCAGCCAGCGCGTCACGGTCCTCACGCAGCACCGGACGCCGTGCCCGTCGTCGAGCTCACGAGCAATCCTTCGAGCGGACCACTTCTTCTCTCGTCGCCAGTGCTCGATCTGCTCCACCACCCGCATGGGCAGCCGCGATGGCCGGTTCGCTGGTGCACTGGAGCGGTCTTCCAGATCGGCCAGGCCGTGCGAGCGGTAGCGGGAGACCCACTTCGACAGCGTGGCCCGAGCGATATGAAACTCCGCGGCGACGTGCGCGATCGGACGGCCGACCTCGAGGACCTGACCTCGGGATTTCATGGGGGCGTGGTCCCGACCGGCGGACGGCATGGAGAAAGGTGCTCCTGACCTGGAATGATACGGGGTGTTGAAGCTCGTATCGATCCACCGGAAGGAGCACCTTTCAGGTGTCCCAGCCTACCTTGTTCTTCTACCCCCGTCCGCGCGTGGACATCGCTGAGGTCCCGGCGGTCTCGCAGGCGGGTGCGGTGCTGCTGACCGACACGCTCCATGCCACTGGCCTGGCCGCTTCGCTGCGCGAAGCGCTGGGTCCCTGGACGAAACCGCTGGCCGAGCATCACGCCGCGAAAGTCCTGCTGGACCTCGCGATGACTCTCGCGATCGGCGGGGAAGTCGCCCGCGACACTGACCTGCTGCGGTGCGAGCCGGGACTGTTCGGGTCCGTCGCCTCTGCGCCGACGATCTCCCGCACACTCACTACCTTGGCCCAGGACGCCCCGGCGGTG encodes the following:
- a CDS encoding IS481 family transposase, with amino-acid sequence MPSAGRDHAPMKSRGQVLEVGRPIAHVAAEFHIARATLSKWVSRYRSHGLADLEDRSSAPANRPSRLPMRVVEQIEHWRREKKWSARRIARELDDGHGVRCCVRTVTRWLDRLGLNRIRDITPDGENLRSPGKILARYPGHMVHMDVKKVGKIPDGGGWWAHGRGSEQALAGKRAHKQKVGYTYLHSIIDGFSRLAYTEALEDETAATTIAFFHRARVFFATHGITRITRLITDNGANYTSKAFHRSTCAFIRRHQRTRIYTPRHNGKIERYQRLLTDECLYARAYDSEAERREAIGVWVHHYDYDRPHTACGDQPPASRLHTDVDNVMTNYI